A window of the Emys orbicularis isolate rEmyOrb1 chromosome 1, rEmyOrb1.hap1, whole genome shotgun sequence genome harbors these coding sequences:
- the SAP18 gene encoding histone deacetylase complex subunit SAP18 — translation MAVESRVTQEEIKKEPEKPIDREKTCPLLLRVFTTNNGRHHRMDEFSRGNVPSSELQIYTWMDATLKELTSLVKEVYPEARKKGTHFNFAIVFTELKRPGYRVKEIGSTMSGRKGTDDSMTLQSQKFQIGDYLDIAITPPNRAPPPSGRMRPY, via the exons ATGGCGGTGGAGTCGCGGGTCACGCAGGAGGAGATTAAGAAGGAGCCTGAGAAGCCCATCGACAGGGAGAAG ACGTGCCCGCTGCTGCTGAGGGTCTTCACCACCAACAACGGGCGGCACCACCGCATGGACGAGTTCTCCCGCGGCAACGTGCCCTCCAGCGAGTTGCAGATCTACACCTG GATGGATGCAACTTTAAAAGAGCTGACCAGTTTAGTGAAAGAGGTCTACCCAGAAGCACGGAAGAAGGGCACACACTTCAATTTTGCAATAGTTTTTACAGAACTCAAGAGACCCGGTTATAG GGTGAAGGAGATTGGCAGCACAATGTCAGGCAGAAAGGGCACAGACGATTCCATGACTCTGCAGTCTCAGAAGTTCCAGATTGGAGACTACTTGGATATAGCAATTACTCCTCCAAATCGTGCACCGCCCCCATCAGGACGCATGAGACCATACTAA